The sequence AATCACAAGAATCTATGAGTATCGATTACCACAAGATCGAAtggctttgataccaattgataagTGCAAAATTTGTCGAAGAAGGAATTTTGTGAATTTAGAAGGATAAATTAGAGAGAAGGGATGAATTCAGGCGGAGAAGGAAAGAATAGCCCGCATCAGAGAGAGAAACACAGATAGAGAAACACCATCCATATGCATGCTCAATAACTCCGtatcatatatatgtatatatattgcgCACAGTAATTACTCTCTAACTACCTTATAGTAGCCATATATTCCTACCATACCAAATATCCTTACCACACCATACCTATCAGAAACCAGGGGTAGGATCACACACAGATTATTTCATGTTCATATTGGTATGCAGACttagtatgaaaaatcagaaatgACAAAATTGTGGGAATAAGCTTCAATTACACATTTGATATATGTGTTTTATGCATTTTGAGTAGTTAATTACACATATATTAACTGTTTGATATATGTGTTTTGCACTCGTTATGAATTCGATTCTTTATATGCCAAAATTAATAGATAAATTGGAACGTGTTCTGAAAATATGCAACATGCTTTTACTATTTCACTTTGTCTTAAATGGTTGCTTTACCCTAACTCCTGAAATCATGTCATTATTGTAATAAACaaaattaattttaatttgaCTACGAACTAATTTAAGAATTAAACACATTGTATGATGTTCTGAGATGTGTACTCTCCAAAAGTAGCTACTCAGATGTGAGGAGGATGAGTTAACGGGGGTAGTACACATAATTGCAGATGATTGCAATTTCCTTTCTTAAACTTGTATCTCAGCCATGTCCGGTGAAAAACAATGTTTCGGTAATATTGAACGTCTTTTTGAATTGTTCAGTTATGGAGTGTACTGGAATTCATGGAAAAGAGGCTGGGAGAAGAGTTCATCGTGCTCGGTTTTCTTCTGTTACTGAGAAAGACATACTAAAGGCATTGGACaaccttgttgaacctaatagagatGAATCACTGGCTGTAGATGCACGACAAGAGATAGATTTGAAAGTTGGAGTCGCATTTACACGGTTTCAGACTGGTTACTTTCAAGGAAAATATGGAAATCTAGACTCAAGAGTCATTTCGTATGTTGTACTCCCCTTGTTATCTgcttattctctttcttttgctaacTCAACCCCGGCTACTCTTGGTGTTATCTTAGACACTAGATAATCATTTTTTATTACTGCTTGTTTCAGCTATGGGCCATGTCAAACTCCTACTCTCGGATTCTGTGTTCAACGGTATATACAAATTACAGCTTTTAAGCCAGAAAAATTTTGGGTGTTGCATCCTTACCTATTAAAAGGCGGCTATGAGCTTCAACTTGAATGGGATCGCAATAAGTTGTTTGACTATGATGTGAGTCTTCATTTAGCTAGATATTTGGTTTTCCTCCCATTTGAGTTGATCATGTTTAAGGTTTGTTTATGTTTTCATCTTTTGATATAACAGGTTGCTGTGATGTTTCAAAAGTTGGTAATGGACGATGGAAGTCTAGAAgttattcatatttcttcgaagGAAGAGACCAAAAGCCGTCCTCCAGGTCTCAACACAGTGAATATGCTTAAGGTAATAAAATCAGCAAACCTTTATCCTTTTAAATATAAAGTGTTAAAAAGCCTTCATCTCACTCAAACAAGCAGAGCCTGTGATTTTTTCTCTGTCACCTTATTCTTTTGACTTATGTCATTTTCGAACAAGTGCGGACCAGTTGGAATAATATGGAAAAACACACAAAAGATAATGCTAAGCACAAGATCAACTATCCAGCTCCCATAAGTACTCAAATTGTATATCTTACCACCTGTGAAACTGAAAGAACTTGGTTTAAAAGAATGTAACTCTCTTCCCTTTTGTTAAGGATCTGTGTCTAGCCTTAATCTACCCCCCAAGTTACAATACTACCAACCAGAACTTCATAACTTACTATTTATGTTTATGGTAGCACTTTCTTTTGCTATTTGTAAAATTTTGGTCCTTTAATACTTGAATAATGATAATCATTAAGAAGCTTAATTATGTGATGGTTTATCTTCTTAAAGGTTGCTTCAAGCGCACTTGGTTACGGACCCCAAATGACGATGCAACTAGCGGAGCGTTTGTATACTCAAGGATTTATCAGGTTTCCCCTCCCTCCCTCTCACATGTTTATTGTGGGCATGCTACAGTTTTTATTTTATGTAAGGCTGCCGGAAGTTTATGAAAACACCACTTCAAAACTTTGTGACCAAGATACCCTtaaatcatgttttcttttaccaGAGAActttattttgaaaccctaagtatCTAAACAGATGGAACTCAAAGGCAAGCTGTGTCACAACTTTTTCCCTGTAATCGAAATATTGCCTTTTTGTGTTTCTTATTATCGAAGGTTTTGCTTTTAGGTTAGCACTTTAGCTGCACATACTTTAGTTAATCAGTGCATTCctcatttcttaaaaaaaattcagaataTATTCATAACCTCTTGGGTTCATGATGGTACTCGCCAAGCCTATTTCCAACCTACACATGCCAACTCTCTATCTTTATATACTGTTGTGGTGAAGTCTATACCAAAACATTCTTACCTGATGTTAGTCGTTTCTTGGGAAGATGCAAAGATATTTTTGTGCTAACATGTGAGACTCTTATATGATTCATTTTGTTCAACACCCcaacaacaaagaaaaagaaagctacgAACGGGGCTTGGGTTATGTATAGTATATGAGTTCCTTGTTTACTTCATATGTTTCATGCTTACACCATTGTTGTCGCACTGATGTTATGGTTGTTCAAACTGAGGTGAAACTTGTCCAAGAATGCATGAGTATTTTACTGTGAGGCCTATAGTTTTTTAAGTATATGTAACATAAATGATTTCTCcatttcttcctttttttctttctttcttttgtctTCTTTATCTAATAATCCTATTGCTTATGAAGTTATCCGCGTACGGAGAGCACTGCATACCCTGCCTCATTTGACTTTAAAAGCACCCTTGGAGCACAACTTCATAATCCAACATGGGGAGGTTATGTACGGGCTCTTTTGGATAGTGGCTTTCATAAACCGAAGTCGGGAACTGATGCAGGTGATCATCCTCCCATTACTCCAATGCGTGCAGCAACTGAGGATATGTTAGGCAATGATGCTTGGAGACTATACCAATATATTTGTCAACATTTCATCGGGACTGTAAGTCCTGATTGCAAACATGTGAGGTAATACTTTTAGTCTTTAGTCGTTTCTGCTGCTACAAGTCCTTCTGTTTCACTAATTTGATAAGACTTATACAAGTTGTTGACTTTTGGCGTTAAAGTTGTTACCGCGTTGTTCTAGTTTATACTCTGTGTGTACACGAATCATCATCACTGTTTCTTTGGTGTTTGTTTGTGGTTGTTGTGCGCTAGTGCTTTCTACTCCATATTGTAAAAGAATCAATATGCTGTACTAGTAGATTTCAGACATATTAATTCTTATTAGGGCATAATTTCTTCCTTCCAATTTTCAGTTTTGTGTCTTCAAGGACACTCTTTGTAGTATGAAGATCTTTTTTTGTCTTACAAACTACATTTTATAGTTTCGTTGGGGTTGTAAGCCCTGACGCATCTTTGGACCTACAAAAACAAAAATGTGGAACAAGTTGATCTCAGATTCTCGAATACCCCGAAATTTAGAGGTTTTTATATCTATAATATTTTGTCCTTGTGATTAATGCAGGACAAAAGTAGAACTATCTTCTGGTGGGGAATTGTTCTACTGTGTAGGTCAGAAGGTTACAGTGAAAGGGTTTACATCTATTATGCCTTGGCTGGCAGTAAGTGAGAAGAATATTCCTCAGTTTACAAAGGGAGAGAAAGTAAATATTATGAAAGTTGAACTATATGAGGTACATCTGTAAAACTTCTACTTAATGTTGGGGCAATTTTCAAGGGTTAGTTTCTTAAAACTGCAGACACTCTGTTAGTTGTTGGTTAATGGGATTGATGTGATCACCTACTATGCTGAACCCATACAAATATTTGTTTGTAAGGATTTTCTACTGCCACTGAGTTTATTCTGATATGGAACATTTAAAATCTCAGGGTAATACCTCACCTCCAGATTACCTCAGTGAGAGTGAGCTGATATCCCTAATGGAGAAGCATGGGATTGGAACAGACGCATCTATTTCTGTACATATTAACAATATATGTGAGCGAAATTTCGTGCAGGTTCGAAATTCCCCCTTATAAATATTGTTCACTCTCTTTGTAGTCGAAGTTAACAACCCATAACATCAAAAGGAGATCATACTCTCGGATGTCTCTTAACCTTGTAAATATGCATCTCATTTTGAGTTCTTCATGGAATTAAAAGTTAATATTGATTATAATTCTTCACTGATGTATGGTTTGCATCTTAATTGCAGGTAAATGCTGGAAGGAGGCTGGTCCCAACGGCCCTTGGGATCACTCTTATAAAAGGATATCAGTGCATTGATCCTGACCTTTGTTTACCAGATATCCGCAGCTTTATTGAACAACAGATTACCCTCATTGCTAAGGGTCAAGCAGATCATTCTCATGTTGTGCAACATGTATTACAACAATTTAAGCAAAAGTTCTCTTACTTTGTTAAGCaggtaatgaaatattatgaaccTGTTGTAGTCTTTTTTTCAATTTTGCAGTGTAAAACATATATGTTGTAAGTTTTCTGCTTCTATTAAACATTTTCTGTATCTTTACTGTAGATTGATAACATGGACGCTTTGTTTGAAGCTCAATTCTCGCCACTAGCAGATTCAGGGCGTTTACTCAGCAAGTGTGGAAAGTGCACTAGATACATGAAATATATCTCGATCCAGCCTGCCCGTTTATATTGTGGGACATGCGAAGATGTCTATTATCTTCCACAAAAAGGCACAATTAAGGTACATTGTGTTATATTCTTTCATTGCTGGCATGTGCGTAATCTGTTGATAAAACTGCAATCCAGGTTTTCTTGATATGGTTACATAATAATATGACTATCAGACTACACTGAAAATTTCCTGCCTCGTCCTTACCTTCCCCTATTTCTTAGTATATATGGTACATTACATGAAAATCCCCATAAATGTAGAAAAGCTATAGATAACAGACTTACATGGCTACTAAAAGGGGTAAACTTGAAGCATATATTGCAGTTAGGTCTTAGAAATTCATTAAAAGCGGGTTTTTTGTTATCTGAAATTACCTAATCTCTAAATAGTGTTGGGATGATgttaatat comes from Papaver somniferum cultivar HN1 chromosome 7, ASM357369v1, whole genome shotgun sequence and encodes:
- the LOC113296624 gene encoding DNA topoisomerase 3-beta-like; amino-acid sequence: MAPPPKVLMVAEKPSIALSIASALSGGRMSTRRGSTDVHEFDGTFQGSHVQYKVTSVIGHVFSVDFPPKYQDWAVTDPLDLFSAPILKSESNPKAHIRRHLSQEARGCGHLVLWLDCDREGENICFEVMECTGIHGKEAGRRVHRARFSSVTEKDILKALDNLVEPNRDESLAVDARQEIDLKVGVAFTRFQTGYFQGKYGNLDSRVISYGPCQTPTLGFCVQRYIQITAFKPEKFWVLHPYLLKGGYELQLEWDRNKLFDYDVAVMFQKLVMDDGSLEVIHISSKEETKSRPPGLNTVNMLKVASSALGYGPQMTMQLAERLYTQGFISYPRTESTAYPASFDFKSTLGAQLHNPTWGGYVRALLDSGFHKPKSGTDAGDHPPITPMRAATEDMLGNDAWRLYQYICQHFIGTVSPDCKHVRTKVELSSGGELFYCVGQKVTVKGFTSIMPWLAVSEKNIPQFTKGEKVNIMKVELYEGNTSPPDYLSESELISLMEKHGIGTDASISVHINNICERNFVQVNAGRRLVPTALGITLIKGYQCIDPDLCLPDIRSFIEQQITLIAKGQADHSHVVQHVLQQFKQKFSYFVKQIDNMDALFEAQFSPLADSGRLLSKCGKCTRYMKYISIQPARLYCGTCEDVYYLPQKGTIKLYKEIVCPLDNFELLLFSLVGPEAKSFPLCPYCYNNPPFEGIETLFGAQKQGSAGKLGKGAGMPCFLCPHPTCKHSLIAQGVCACPECTGTLVLDPVSAPKWRLYCNMCNCLVFLPEGAHRISTTRDRCQECDSTIIEVDFNKKTTPLSDGATLHVGCILCDELLHSLIEMKHGRSFFKGSGRGRGRGRGRRGRGRGRGRGEDPKMSFRDF